From a single Pleurodeles waltl isolate 20211129_DDA chromosome 8, aPleWal1.hap1.20221129, whole genome shotgun sequence genomic region:
- the LOC138249444 gene encoding olfactory receptor 51G2-like yields MSSTNSSLPSFILMGIFGTNDEHVWLSIPLCVSYSFSLIGNSLIIFIVKADMQLQEPMYFLLSMLAATDLGMTLITLPTVLGVLWFEFRTMNFNVCLTQMYFIHSLTATGSAILVAMAFDRYVAICNPLRYASILHPMISKIGLVVLGRGVIIMLPQPFLLTRLDYCGNKKLHHAFCFFPDLMKLACTDITINNIYGLFTVILTFCLDSVTILFSYLMILKTLLTSASKEKSLKAFSTCASHISVVLIFYIPLIGLTMAHRYAKNASPLLPLAMGFVYLCIPQTLNPIIYSMKTKQIRNALRKQLF; encoded by the coding sequence ATGTCATCAACTAATTCAAGTCTTCCATCTTTTATATTAATGGGAATTTTTGGCACAAATGATGAGCACGTCTGGCTATCTATTCCTCTATGTGTATCGTATTCTTTCTCTCTTATTGGGAACAGCCTCATCATCTTCATTGTAAAAGCAGACATGCAGCTTCAAGAACCGATGTACTTTCTATTATCGATGCTTGCAGCCACTGATCTAGGCATGACTCTGATAACTTTACCCACTGTGCTGGGCGTCCTGTGGTTTGAGTTTAGAACTATGAATTTTAATGTGTGCCTGACCCAGATGTACTTTATTCATTCACTGACTGCAACGGGATCTGCTATTTTGGTGGCTATGGCTTTTGACCGATACGTCGCCATATGTAACCCTCTGAGGTACGCGTCCATCTTACATCCAATGATATCAAAGATCGGACTGGTGGTTCTAGGCAGAGGTGTGATCATCATGCTCCCACAACCTTTTTTACTTACAAGACTTGATTATTGTGGCAACAAAAAGCTCCATCATGCATTTTGTTTCTTCCCGGATCTGATGAAGCTTGCCTGCACAGACATTACCATAAACAACATATATGGTTTGTTCACAGTCATACTGACATTCTGCTTAGATTCAGTAACTATCCTCTTTTCATATCTCATGATTTTGAAGACTCTGCTAACTTCAGCATCTAAGGAAAAATCTCTCAAGGCCTTCAGCACTTGCGCATCCCACATTTCAGTTGTGCTGATATTTTACATCCCTCTGATTGGCCTAACTATGGCCCACAGGTACGCTAAAAATGCTTCCCCTCTTCTGCCTCTTGCCATGGGCTTTGTCTACCTCTGCATTCCACAAACGTTGAACCCAATTATATACAGTATGAAAACCAAGCAGATCCGCAATGCACTCCGCAAACAACTGTTTTGA